The following are encoded in a window of Prochlorococcus marinus CUG1417 genomic DNA:
- a CDS encoding 2-phosphosulfolactate phosphatase family protein: MNLTYYHVAKDVPENKPDIAVVIDVLRATTTISWALKNGADSIQVFADLDLLKESAIKWQPEKRLMLGERGGKKIEGFDLGNSPLSVTEKVVNGKRLFMSTTNGTKSLQKVQNAKHLFAMGLPNRKAVAEKIISLKSENVLILGSGWEGSYSLEDSLAAGALASYLKQNCDFEINILNDELQAALSLWDFWKNDILKCLKTATHGKRLTSLGDYEDDFKCCSELDCLDIVPAQVERGVIRAS, encoded by the coding sequence ATTAATCTTACTTATTATCACGTTGCAAAGGATGTTCCTGAAAATAAACCTGACATCGCAGTGGTCATTGATGTTTTAAGAGCTACAACCACAATTTCTTGGGCTTTAAAAAATGGAGCTGATTCAATACAAGTTTTTGCAGATTTAGATTTATTAAAAGAATCTGCAATTAAGTGGCAACCTGAAAAAAGACTAATGCTTGGAGAGAGAGGTGGAAAGAAGATTGAGGGCTTTGATCTGGGAAATTCTCCTTTATCAGTTACAGAAAAAGTCGTTAATGGTAAAAGACTATTTATGAGTACGACTAATGGCACTAAATCATTGCAAAAAGTTCAAAATGCTAAGCATTTATTTGCGATGGGTCTTCCAAACAGGAAAGCAGTTGCCGAAAAAATCATTTCATTAAAAAGTGAAAATGTTTTAATACTTGGTAGTGGTTGGGAAGGTTCTTATTCTCTTGAAGATTCTTTAGCTGCGGGTGCTTTGGCTTCATACCTAAAACAGAACTGTGATTTCGAAATTAATATTCTGAATGACGAATTACAAGCTGCTTTGTCACTTTGGGATTTTTGGAAAAATGATATTTTGAAATGTTTAAAAACAGCAACCCATGGCAAAAGATTGACAAGTCTTGGAGATTATGAGGATGATTTTAAATGTTGTTCTGAACTTGATTGCTTAGATATTGTTCCAGCACAAGTTGAAAGAGGTGTGATTCGTGCCTCATGA
- the murI gene encoding glutamate racemase, with protein MKLKIGIFDSGIGGFTILNSLLKTRKDVEVLYLADTKRIPYGSKNFKEIRLIAKEICNFFVDKNLDALLIACNTTNACALDILEDNLKIPCFDLINSVSEIVDKQIIGVLATQTTVRSSYYKNAINSKKKNKKIFQQECPELVSEIEKEKLNHDKLNYLSELYLRPLINKNIEELILGCSHYPLIYDFLRKNLDLNIKIIDPSVALIKKFNKSFAIPKTVRYDRLSYENVDFYVTSEKDIFLKKVKFWFEINKEIRLVNLRSNV; from the coding sequence GTGAAGCTTAAAATAGGGATATTTGACAGTGGTATAGGGGGTTTTACTATCCTCAATTCTTTACTAAAAACACGTAAAGATGTAGAAGTGCTTTATTTGGCGGATACAAAAAGAATACCTTATGGCAGTAAAAATTTTAAAGAGATAAGATTAATTGCAAAGGAAATTTGCAATTTTTTTGTTGATAAGAATTTGGATGCACTTTTAATAGCTTGTAACACTACAAATGCATGTGCACTTGATATTCTGGAAGATAATTTAAAGATCCCTTGTTTTGATCTTATAAACTCAGTATCGGAAATAGTTGACAAACAAATAATTGGTGTTCTTGCGACTCAAACAACTGTTCGATCATCATATTACAAAAACGCTATAAATTCTAAAAAAAAGAATAAAAAAATATTTCAGCAAGAATGTCCAGAACTTGTATCAGAAATTGAAAAAGAAAAATTAAATCATGATAAGTTAAATTATCTTTCAGAGTTATACTTGAGACCATTAATAAATAAAAATATTGAAGAATTAATACTTGGATGTAGTCACTATCCTTTGATTTATGACTTTTTAAGAAAAAATTTAGATTTAAATATAAAAATTATTGATCCATCTGTAGCTTTAATAAAAAAATTTAATAAGTCTTTTGCTATTCCAAAAACTGTACGTTATGATCGTCTTTCTTATGAAAATGTAGATTTCTATGTTACTTCAGAAAAAGATATATTTTTGAAAAAAGTAAAATTTTGGTTTGAAATTAATAAAGAAATTAGGTTAGTAAACCTCCGAAGCAATGTTTGA
- the sds gene encoding solanesyl diphosphate synthase: MNTVTELLQPVENDLDDLILELKNLIGAGHPILQAAAEHLFSAGGKRLRPGIVLLISKAISPEFILTNRHKRLAEITEMIHTASLVHDDVVDEASTRRGVDTVHSRFNTRVAVLAGDFLFAQASWHLANLDNVNVVKLLSRVIMDLAEGEIKQNLNRFDSAQSFSKYINKSYCKTASLIANSSKAAGVLSGLNDENLTSLYDFGKNIGLAFQVVDDILDFTGNDKQLGKPAVTDLASGYLTAPVLYALEENKKLSVLINRELAEKDDLDDALNIIMNSSAIESSRKLAEDFAMLSKEALVWLPDSEYKRALMALPEFVLSRIY, from the coding sequence ATGAATACAGTAACAGAACTACTACAACCAGTTGAAAATGATCTTGATGATCTTATTCTTGAACTGAAAAATTTAATTGGAGCTGGTCATCCAATTCTTCAAGCAGCAGCAGAACATCTTTTTAGTGCTGGGGGTAAAAGACTTAGACCAGGCATCGTTTTGTTAATTTCAAAAGCAATATCACCTGAATTTATTTTAACCAATAGACATAAAAGGCTTGCTGAAATTACTGAAATGATTCATACAGCATCATTAGTTCATGATGATGTTGTTGATGAGGCTTCAACAAGAAGAGGAGTAGATACAGTACATAGTAGATTTAATACTAGAGTTGCTGTTTTAGCAGGAGATTTCTTATTTGCCCAAGCAAGTTGGCACCTTGCAAATCTTGATAATGTGAATGTAGTTAAATTACTTAGTAGAGTAATAATGGATTTAGCAGAAGGTGAAATTAAACAAAACCTAAATAGATTTGACTCTGCTCAATCTTTTTCAAAATACATTAATAAAAGCTATTGTAAAACTGCATCATTAATAGCAAATAGTTCTAAAGCTGCTGGAGTTTTAAGCGGTCTTAATGATGAAAACCTAACTTCTTTGTACGATTTTGGTAAAAATATTGGATTGGCTTTTCAAGTTGTAGATGACATACTTGATTTTACTGGAAATGATAAACAACTCGGAAAACCTGCAGTAACTGATCTTGCAAGTGGTTATCTTACTGCACCGGTTTTATATGCGTTAGAAGAAAATAAGAAATTATCTGTTCTTATTAACAGAGAACTTGCTGAAAAAGATGATTTAGATGATGCCCTAAATATCATTATGAATTCTAGTGCTATCGAAAGTTCCAGAAAACTAGCTGAAGATTTTGCAATGCTTTCTAAAGAAGCTCTAGTTTGGCTCCCTGATTCAGAATATAAAAGGGCTTTAATGGCCCTTCCGGAATTTGTCCTAAGCCGTATTTACTAG
- a CDS encoding N-acetylmuramoyl-L-alanine amidase — protein MMRFLDNKLFRYLSVFLFLNSSILPVKSSSALAAWEIKNNGVLEFRTKSNTNLKAYFQKANQISGDRFWIDFPGELKNPRTIKGNGPIKEIRLGKPNKGNTRLVIEFKEETYLKPLSWRLVGLDQNRWRIKLFDPKYPFKKIGEGLVVKRIGNIKENQNSIHKKKSNYHYLKLPDVKQNKFSVVIDPGHGGPDPGAIGIGGIRETDVVLEVSKIVKNLLSEKGVKVRLTRKNEVDLDLPPRVSFANNTDADIFVSIHANASRGKRRDINGLETFYYRGWRGRLLAKKIQKQILRVSPGSPDRGVKQGRFYVIKNTRMPAVLVEIGFLTGRLDARRLEKTTHRKRLAYAIAKGILEYLYKIG, from the coding sequence ATGATGAGGTTTTTAGATAATAAACTTTTTCGTTATTTATCGGTTTTTTTATTTTTAAATTCTTCAATACTCCCAGTTAAATCTTCAAGTGCTCTGGCAGCATGGGAAATAAAAAATAATGGTGTTTTAGAATTTAGAACGAAATCAAATACTAATTTAAAAGCATACTTTCAGAAGGCTAACCAAATATCTGGCGATAGATTCTGGATAGATTTTCCAGGAGAATTAAAAAATCCCAGAACAATAAAAGGTAATGGCCCAATAAAAGAAATTAGATTAGGCAAACCAAATAAGGGTAATACAAGACTAGTAATTGAATTTAAGGAAGAAACTTACTTGAAACCTTTGTCTTGGCGATTGGTTGGCTTAGATCAAAATAGGTGGAGAATAAAACTATTTGATCCTAAATATCCTTTTAAAAAGATTGGTGAAGGTCTAGTTGTTAAGAGAATAGGAAATATTAAAGAAAATCAAAACTCAATTCATAAGAAGAAAAGTAATTATCATTACCTGAAATTACCAGATGTAAAACAAAACAAATTTTCGGTTGTTATCGACCCAGGGCACGGAGGTCCTGATCCAGGAGCAATAGGTATTGGTGGTATTAGGGAAACTGATGTTGTACTAGAGGTTTCCAAAATAGTTAAAAATTTACTGTCTGAGAAAGGCGTCAAAGTAAGATTAACCAGAAAAAATGAAGTTGATTTAGACTTACCCCCAAGAGTTTCTTTTGCTAATAATACTGATGCAGATATCTTTGTAAGTATTCATGCAAATGCCTCAAGGGGGAAAAGAAGGGATATTAATGGATTAGAAACCTTTTACTATAGAGGATGGAGAGGTAGGTTACTTGCCAAAAAAATTCAAAAACAAATTCTAAGAGTTTCTCCTGGCAGTCCTGATCGAGGCGTTAAACAAGGTAGATTTTACGTAATTAAAAATACTAGGATGCCTGCAGTTCTTGTAGAAATTGGATTTCTAACGGGGAGATTAGATGCAAGGAGATTAGAAAAAACAACGCATCGAAAAAGATTAGCTTATGCAATTGCAAAAGGCATTCTCGAATATCTTTATAAAATAGGGTGA
- a CDS encoding carbon-nitrogen hydrolase family protein yields MTDFLVAALQITSTSNVDANFIEAEEQIELAARRGAELIGLPENFAFLGGDDEKLRLASELSEKCANFLKTMSQRYQVFLLGGGYPVPAGDDSHTFNRSALFGKDGQILAKYDKIHLFDVDLPDGNLYKESSTILSGEEYPPVVDVPGLCKIGLSICYDVRFPELYRYLSSKGAELIMIPAAFTAFTGKDHWQILLQARAIENTAYVVAPAQTGIHYGRRQSHGHAMVIDPWGTVLSDAGKTQGAAIAPADKERVKKIREQMPSLKHRKNKLFSN; encoded by the coding sequence TTGACTGATTTTTTGGTAGCTGCATTGCAAATTACGAGTACTTCAAATGTTGATGCAAATTTTATTGAAGCAGAGGAACAGATTGAATTGGCTGCTAGAAGAGGTGCTGAGTTAATAGGATTGCCTGAGAATTTTGCTTTTTTAGGAGGAGATGATGAAAAACTTAGATTAGCCTCTGAATTGTCAGAGAAGTGTGCAAATTTCCTAAAAACCATGTCACAAAGATATCAGGTATTTCTTTTAGGAGGAGGTTATCCCGTTCCTGCGGGTGATGACAGTCATACTTTTAATAGGTCAGCACTATTTGGGAAGGACGGACAGATTTTGGCAAAATATGACAAGATCCACTTGTTTGATGTTGATTTGCCAGATGGAAATTTATATAAAGAATCATCTACTATTTTATCTGGGGAGGAGTATCCACCTGTTGTGGATGTTCCGGGTTTATGCAAAATAGGATTATCGATTTGTTATGATGTAAGGTTTCCTGAACTTTACAGATATTTGTCTTCGAAAGGTGCAGAATTAATTATGATTCCGGCAGCTTTTACAGCGTTTACTGGAAAAGATCATTGGCAAATCCTTTTACAAGCGAGAGCAATTGAGAATACAGCATATGTAGTTGCTCCAGCTCAAACTGGGATTCATTATGGGAGAAGGCAAAGTCATGGCCATGCAATGGTAATTGACCCATGGGGTACAGTTTTGTCGGATGCTGGAAAAACTCAGGGAGCTGCAATAGCGCCTGCTGATAAAGAAAGAGTAAAGAAAATTCGGGAGCAGATGCCATCCCTGAAACATAGAAAAAATAAATTGTTTTCAAACTAA